In Topomyia yanbarensis strain Yona2022 chromosome 2, ASM3024719v1, whole genome shotgun sequence, one DNA window encodes the following:
- the LOC131678426 gene encoding carboxypeptidase B1-like isoform X1, translated as MNLIPIEIVLILLSAVSSAVSNKYDGFKLYEVDIKSGHEVGLLVHLQSNRPGIDIWGLDQLGPKRVLVPLAVQNMTENYFAHYRLNYTVKVEDFGKDYDARQKMQQPSEDDTFMNSYSSYDEINEYMMQIAAENFEWIRIRIIGWSVEGRPIRAITLNPKQQDTIIVDAGIHAREWITVSTALYLIKKLVDDSDQYRYLHDYKWVIIPLVNPDGYIYSMTTDRYWRKNRRRINDKCYGVDLNRNFGYSWESGAELYSKECHPGFRGPAPFSEPEARALRSVLDSNDDAKLYITLHSYGGYFIFPWSHDSASVQNVADLRQVGVGAARAIWNYNRHEYKVGSSAEILRYQATGTSIDYAYSIGIELPFAMEIAEYGYSDFQPPPNAIDQIVKESFIGIKEMVYAMKNLSVKKLEKTTMKSRGSGRK; from the exons ATGAACCTAATCCCAATCGAAATAGTTTTGATTCTTCTCAGTGCTGTAAGCAGTGCTGTTTCGAACAAATATGATGG TTTTAAACTGTATGAAGTGGACATCAAATCCGGCCACGAAGTCGGACTTTTGGTACATCTTCAGAGCAATCGGCCAGGCATTGACATCTGGGGGCTAGACCAGTTGGGGCCTAAGCGTGTACTAGTACCGTTGGCGGTTCAAAATATGACAGAAAATTACTTTGCACACTATCGGCTGAACTACACGGTCAAAGTGGAAGATTTCGGAAA AGACTATGATGCTCGTCAAAAGATGCAACAACCATCGGAAGATGACACGTTCATGAACAGCTATTCGTCGTACGATGAAATTAACGAATACATGATGCAAATAGCTGCGGAGAATTTTGAGTGGATTCGTATTCGAATTATTGGTTGGTCCGTTGAAGGTCGTCCGATTCGCGCAATTACGCTTAATCCCAAGCAACAGGATACTATAATTGTAGATGCGGGGATTCATGCCAGAGAATGGATCACAGTTTCTACGGCACTATATCTGATCAAAAAGTTGGTCGATGATAGTGACCAATATCGGTACCTGCATGATTACAAATGGGTGATTATTCCGCTCGTCAATCCCGATGGGTACATTTACTCGATGACAACGGACCGTTATTGGAGGAAGAACCGCAGACGAATTAATGATAAATGTTATGGGGTGGATTTAAACCGAAACTTTGGATACTCTTGGGAATCGGGAGCAGAATTATATTCCAAAGAATGTCATCCTGGTTTCCGAGGACCAGCACCATTCTCGGAACCTGAAGCCAGAGCGCTGCGAAGCGTTTTGGACAGTAACGATGACGCGAAACTGTATATAACTTTGCATAGCTATGGAGGATATTTCATATTCCCGTGGAGTCACGATAGTGCGTCCGTGCAGAACGTTGCCGATTTGCGACAGGTTGGTGTTGGTGCAGCTCGTGCAATCTGGAATTACAACAGACACGAGTACAAGGTTGGTTCGAGTGCGGAGATTCTACGCTACCAGGCCACTGGAACTAGTATCGACTATGCGTACTCTATTGGGATCGAGCTGCCGTTTGCGATGGAGATTGCTGAGTACGGTTACAGTGACTTCCAACCGCCACCCAATGCAATTGATCAGATAGTGAAGGAGTCTTTCATTGGCATCAAAGAGATGGTTTATGCTAtgaaaaacctgagtgtaaagAAGCTAGAAAAAACTACGATGAAGAGCCGAGGGTCAGGTCGAAAATGA
- the LOC131678426 gene encoding carboxypeptidase B1-like isoform X2 — protein MNLIPIEIVLILLSAVSSAVSNKYDGDYDARQKMQQPSEDDTFMNSYSSYDEINEYMMQIAAENFEWIRIRIIGWSVEGRPIRAITLNPKQQDTIIVDAGIHAREWITVSTALYLIKKLVDDSDQYRYLHDYKWVIIPLVNPDGYIYSMTTDRYWRKNRRRINDKCYGVDLNRNFGYSWESGAELYSKECHPGFRGPAPFSEPEARALRSVLDSNDDAKLYITLHSYGGYFIFPWSHDSASVQNVADLRQVGVGAARAIWNYNRHEYKVGSSAEILRYQATGTSIDYAYSIGIELPFAMEIAEYGYSDFQPPPNAIDQIVKESFIGIKEMVYAMKNLSVKKLEKTTMKSRGSGRK, from the exons ATGAACCTAATCCCAATCGAAATAGTTTTGATTCTTCTCAGTGCTGTAAGCAGTGCTGTTTCGAACAAATATGATGG AGACTATGATGCTCGTCAAAAGATGCAACAACCATCGGAAGATGACACGTTCATGAACAGCTATTCGTCGTACGATGAAATTAACGAATACATGATGCAAATAGCTGCGGAGAATTTTGAGTGGATTCGTATTCGAATTATTGGTTGGTCCGTTGAAGGTCGTCCGATTCGCGCAATTACGCTTAATCCCAAGCAACAGGATACTATAATTGTAGATGCGGGGATTCATGCCAGAGAATGGATCACAGTTTCTACGGCACTATATCTGATCAAAAAGTTGGTCGATGATAGTGACCAATATCGGTACCTGCATGATTACAAATGGGTGATTATTCCGCTCGTCAATCCCGATGGGTACATTTACTCGATGACAACGGACCGTTATTGGAGGAAGAACCGCAGACGAATTAATGATAAATGTTATGGGGTGGATTTAAACCGAAACTTTGGATACTCTTGGGAATCGGGAGCAGAATTATATTCCAAAGAATGTCATCCTGGTTTCCGAGGACCAGCACCATTCTCGGAACCTGAAGCCAGAGCGCTGCGAAGCGTTTTGGACAGTAACGATGACGCGAAACTGTATATAACTTTGCATAGCTATGGAGGATATTTCATATTCCCGTGGAGTCACGATAGTGCGTCCGTGCAGAACGTTGCCGATTTGCGACAGGTTGGTGTTGGTGCAGCTCGTGCAATCTGGAATTACAACAGACACGAGTACAAGGTTGGTTCGAGTGCGGAGATTCTACGCTACCAGGCCACTGGAACTAGTATCGACTATGCGTACTCTATTGGGATCGAGCTGCCGTTTGCGATGGAGATTGCTGAGTACGGTTACAGTGACTTCCAACCGCCACCCAATGCAATTGATCAGATAGTGAAGGAGTCTTTCATTGGCATCAAAGAGATGGTTTATGCTAtgaaaaacctgagtgtaaagAAGCTAGAAAAAACTACGATGAAGAGCCGAGGGTCAGGTCGAAAATGA